DNA from Aquibium oceanicum:
CAAGACTGTGGCGCCACTGCTCCTATGCGGACGAGCAGGGTTCGCGCCCCGGTAGATGTCCATCGGGATCGTTGTCCAATGTCGCCCTTCACCATTGCCGTGCTAGCTCTGAGCATGTCGATCGATGCCTTTGCAGTCTCTGTCGGACGAGGGGCCGCCATCGGCTCGCCGCCCCTGAGAGATGCGCTACGGACAGGTTTGATCTTCGGCATTGTCGAAGCGACAACGCCCATTCTCGGTTGGATCGCCGGCGTTGCAGCCAGCCGTTTCGTGCAGGCTGTCGATCATTGGATCGCCTTCGCCCTCCTCGCGGGCGTCGGCATTCATATGCTCTACGCGGCAATATGGGGTTCAACGGACCACCCACCCAAGGGAAGATCGCTCGCCGCCCTGATGGCGACGGCGGTCGGAACCAGCATCGACGCCATGGCGGTGGGAATCTCTCTCGCGTTTCTTCAGGTCAACATCGTCATCGTCGCGATAGCAATTGGGCTTGCCACCTTCGTGATGTCCTCGGGAGGCATGCTTGTCGGGAGGCTGATTGGCAATCGCCTCGGCAGGCTAGCCGAACTGATTGCAGGTCTTGCACTTTGCGGTTTGGGGACGATGATCTTGCTCGAACACCTGTCGCCGATGTGAAAAGACAC
Protein-coding regions in this window:
- a CDS encoding manganese efflux pump MntP family protein, which translates into the protein MSPFTIAVLALSMSIDAFAVSVGRGAAIGSPPLRDALRTGLIFGIVEATTPILGWIAGVAASRFVQAVDHWIAFALLAGVGIHMLYAAIWGSTDHPPKGRSLAALMATAVGTSIDAMAVGISLAFLQVNIVIVAIAIGLATFVMSSGGMLVGRLIGNRLGRLAELIAGLALCGLGTMILLEHLSPM